One window of the Rosa rugosa chromosome 3, drRosRugo1.1, whole genome shotgun sequence genome contains the following:
- the LOC133741023 gene encoding monocopper oxidase-like protein SKU5: protein MPSFCFFNLAILVCSLPAALGADPYVFYDWTVSYITAAPLGVKQKVIGINGEFPGPLLNVTTNWNVVVNVKNDLDEPLLLTWNGIQHRKNCWQDGVSGTNCPIQAGWNWTYDFQVKDQIGSFFYFPSLSFQRAAGGYGGIIINNRAIIPLPFAVPDADVTLFITDWYTKSHKELRKHVESGTNLGIPDGILINGLGPFRFDEAIVPDGFPFLTINVEPGKTYRFRVHNVGISTSLNFRIQNHNLLLVETEGSYTVQQNYANMDIHVGQSFSFLVTMDQNASSDYYVVASPRFVNSSSWAKATGVAILHYSNSQGPASGPLPDPPNDFDTYFSMNQARSIRWNVSAGAARPNPQGSFKYGEITVTDFYVILNRPAELINGKWRTTLNGISYFTPSTPLKLAQQFNISGVYKLDFPNKLMNRPAKLDTSLINGTFKGFMEIIFQNNDTTVQNYHMDGYAFFVVGMDFGVWTENSRGTYNKWDGVARCTTQVFPGAWTAILISLDSAGIWNLRAENLDSRYLGQELYVSVVNPESDGSEAGLPDNAIYCGVLSSLQKDQAQRVKFSSSPSMSCSSTTILVLLLVAFGAFIG, encoded by the exons ATGCCCTCCTTTTGTTTCTTCAACTTGGCCATCCTCGTCTGCTCATTGCCTGCTGCTTTGGGTGCCGACCCGTACGTGTTCTATGATTGGACCGTCTCCTACATCACTGCTGCTCCACTTGGAGTTAAGCAAAAG GTTATTGGGATTAATGGAGAGTTTCCAGGACCGTTGCTTAATGTGACTACAAATTGGAATGTTGTTGTCAATGTGAAGAATGACCTGGATGAGCCATTGCTTCTCACATG GAATGGAATACAGCATAGGAAAAACTGTTGGCAAGATGGTGTTTCGGGGACTAATTGTCCAATTCAGGCTGGTTGGAATTGGACATATGACTTTCAGGTTAAAGATCAGATAGGGAGTTTCTTTTATTTCCCTTCCCTAAGCTTCCAGAGAGCTGCAGGTGGATATGGGGGAATCATCATAAATAACAGAGCTATTATTCCGCTACCTTTTGCGGTGCCAGATGCAGATGTTACTCTCTTTATTACAGACTGGTATACAAAGAGTCATAAG GAACTACGGAAACATGTTGAAAGTGGAACTAACCTAGGAATTCCTGACGGCATCCTCATCAACGGATTAGGTCCCTTTCGCTTTGATGAGGCAATTGTTCCAGACGGCTTTCCTTTCCTTACAATAAATGTTGAACCAG GAAAGACATACCGCTTCCGGGTGCACAACGTTGGCATCTCAACTAGCTTGAATTTCAGGATACAAAATCATAACTTACTCCTTGTGGAGACTGAAGGATCGTACACGGTTCAGCAGAACTATGCTAATATGGATATTCATGTTGGTCAGTCATTTTCATTCTTGGTTACAATGGATCAAAATGCCAGCAGTGATTACTACGTTGTTGCCAGCCCTCGTTTTGTGAATTCATCTTCATGGGCTAAAGCTACTGGAGTTGCCATCTTACACTACTCCAATTCTCAAGGACCTGCATCAGGTCCTCTCCCTGATCCTCCTAATGATTTCGACACATATTTCTCAATGAATCAAGCAAGATCTATAAG GTGGAATGTCTCTGCTGGTGCTGCTCGTCCAAACCCACAAGGTTCTtttaaatatggtgaaattaccGTTACAGATTTCTATGTAATCCTAAACAGACCTGCAGAGCTTATAAATGGGAAGTGGCGCACAACCCTCAATGGTATTTCATATTTCACACCTTCGACACCGCTTAAGCTCGCCCAGCAATTCAACATTTCAGGAGTTTACAAGCTTGACTTTCCAAATAAACTGATGAACAGACCGGCAAAACTTGACACATCTTTAATAAATGGTACTTTCAAAGGTTTCATGGAAATCATCTTTCAGAACAATGATACCACTGTTCAGAACTACCATATGGATGGCTATGCATTTTTTGTCGTGGG TATGGATTTTGGAGTGTGGACAGAGAATAGCAGAGGCACTTACAACAAATGGGATGGCGTTGCTCGCTGCACTACACAG GTCTTTCCGGGAGCTTGGACAGCCATATTGATTTCTCTTGATAGCGCCGGCATTTGGAACCTTCGTGCAGAGAATCTGGACTCACGGTATCTAGGCCAAGAACTTTATGTCAGCGTTGTTAATCCTGAGAGTGATGGATCTGAAGCTGGTTTGCCTGATAATGCCATTTACTGTGGAGTACTTTCCTCTTTACAGAA GGACCAAGCTCAGCGAGTCAAGTTTTCCAGTTCACCTTCAATGTCCTGTTCGAGCACAACAATTTTGGTTCTATTACTCGTAGCATTTGGGGCTTTTATTGGGTAA